From Bacteroidota bacterium, the proteins below share one genomic window:
- a CDS encoding nitrous oxide reductase accessory protein NosL has translation MRRYYLRSFSILLWLSIALSGCSYDPVPINYGKDVCDNCRMQIEDRGYGAEIVSPKGKIYRFDSGECLLQFLPGQPFPADQARHLLVTDRSAPGNLVDARSAYYLISQQLPSPMGAGLSAFRSQDSLRAFHSRYDGEMLDWKEVYLRFTKR, from the coding sequence ATGCGCCGGTATTATTTACGTTCATTTTCCATCCTGTTGTGGCTGTCCATAGCCCTCTCCGGATGTTCCTATGATCCCGTCCCCATCAATTATGGGAAGGACGTTTGCGATAATTGCCGTATGCAGATCGAAGATCGTGGCTACGGCGCCGAGATCGTTTCGCCCAAGGGGAAAATATATCGATTCGACTCGGGCGAATGCCTGCTCCAGTTCCTGCCCGGACAACCGTTTCCGGCTGACCAGGCGCGGCACCTGCTTGTGACTGATCGCAGTGCTCCGGGGAATCTGGTGGATGCCCGCTCGGCTTACTACCTGATCAGCCAGCAACTGCCAAGTCCGATGGGTGCTGGTCTGAGCGCTTTCCGTTCACAGGACAGTCTCCGGGCTTTTCATAGCCGTTACGACGGCGAAATGCTGGATTGGAAGGAAGTGTATCTTCGTTTCACTAAGCGATAA